A single Defluviitalea saccharophila DNA region contains:
- a CDS encoding CDGSH iron-sulfur domain-containing protein: MDKPVIAGKSPIQVELKKGETYYWCSCGRSSNQPFCNGAHKGTSFSPMEFTAEKDETAYLCACKQTKNPPYCDGTHKSL, translated from the coding sequence ATGGATAAGCCTGTAATTGCCGGGAAATCACCTATTCAAGTGGAACTTAAAAAGGGTGAAACTTATTATTGGTGTTCATGTGGAAGAAGTTCCAATCAGCCATTTTGTAATGGTGCACATAAAGGCACTTCATTTTCACCTATGGAATTTACTGCTGAAAAAGATGAAACAGCATATTTGTGTGCCTGCAAGCAAACCAAAAATCCTCCATATTGTGATGGAACACATAAAAGTCTATAG
- a CDS encoding GrpB family protein — protein sequence MSSERNDTPISDKELRKITIGDLKPHNAQITIVEYDPDWSQIFEREANRIRSVLGKKALQIEHVGSTSVPGLCAKPIIDIVLVVENSADEPSYVPALEAAGYSLRIREPEWFEHRLFKGPDTDINLHVFSKGTSEIDKMLLFRDWLRSNESDRNKYAHVKRALAKKEWRHVQHYADAKTSIVQEIMARANESHEK from the coding sequence ATGTCCTCGGAAAGAAACGATACACCTATAAGCGATAAAGAACTTCGAAAGATTACAATAGGAGACCTGAAACCACATAATGCACAAATCACTATTGTTGAATATGATCCGGACTGGTCCCAAATTTTCGAACGGGAAGCAAACCGAATTCGATCGGTACTCGGCAAAAAAGCTTTGCAAATTGAACATGTTGGTTCTACTTCCGTTCCGGGACTTTGTGCCAAGCCGATCATTGATATAGTGCTGGTTGTGGAGAATTCTGCAGATGAGCCATCCTATGTTCCGGCATTGGAAGCTGCCGGCTATAGCCTGCGCATTCGAGAACCTGAATGGTTCGAACATCGTTTGTTCAAAGGACCTGATACGGATATTAACCTACATGTGTTCAGTAAGGGAACATCTGAAATAGATAAGATGCTTCTATTTCGTGACTGGCTGCGTTCTAATGAGAGTGATCGCAACAAATATGCACATGTTAAGCGAGCGTTGGCAAAGAAAGAGTGGCGACATGTTCAGCACTATGCAGATGCCAAAACATCCATAGTACAGGAAATCATGGCACGGGCCAATGAGTCACATGAAAAATAA
- a CDS encoding response regulator transcription factor produces MNILIADDEEDIRNLIKISLEENGYTVLTAQNGKEAWDILTAQKVDLAILDVMMPMMDGFNLLRKIREYSTIPVIFLTARTDDMYKVLGLGLGADDYLSKPFSIAELVARVGAQLRRNHEYLSPRERPSSRITYGNLSIDKEKCCAFKDGEPIELGAKEYKMLLHFMEHPERVFTKRQLYQAVWDEEYYFDDNTVMVHISRIRNRIEDDPQKPKYLKTIRGIGYKLHYTGETS; encoded by the coding sequence ATGAATATCTTAATTGCAGACGACGAGGAGGATATTCGAAATTTAATAAAAATCAGTCTTGAAGAAAACGGATATACCGTCTTGACAGCACAAAACGGCAAGGAGGCATGGGATATCCTTACGGCACAGAAGGTTGATCTTGCCATCCTTGATGTGATGATGCCAATGATGGACGGATTTAATCTTCTTCGCAAAATACGGGAATACAGCACCATCCCTGTTATTTTCCTGACTGCGAGAACGGATGACATGTACAAGGTACTGGGACTCGGACTGGGGGCGGACGACTATCTTTCCAAGCCTTTTTCCATTGCAGAGTTAGTGGCTCGTGTAGGGGCACAACTAAGACGAAATCATGAGTATCTCTCACCCAGGGAAAGACCATCTTCACGGATTACTTATGGGAACTTGTCTATAGACAAAGAAAAATGCTGTGCTTTTAAGGACGGAGAACCGATTGAACTTGGCGCGAAGGAATATAAGATGCTTCTACATTTTATGGAACATCCGGAGAGGGTTTTTACAAAACGACAGCTTTATCAAGCGGTATGGGATGAGGAATACTATTTTGACGACAATACCGTGATGGTACATATCAGCCGAATCAGAAATAGGATTGAAGATGACCCACAAAAACCAAAATATTTAAAAACCATTCGGGGTATAGGGTACAAACTCCATTATACCGGTGAGACATCATGA
- a CDS encoding HAMP domain-containing sensor histidine kinase: protein MKRKLSNQFLRNFWVIFILTILDTVLAFVLLSFASRWIAGSLAKNQYPAKAIVKEDYRQIDASPVVQNGGGVQVVNKEYRVVYSKGLDTIGKNQLTAEEFTRFLTESQSKPYHYDILYQPEGEFWLIVTFPTSIRIDFSLIYNTEATAGDFKRASWAIGIVVLTYLLILALFAFIYSRITAASITVPLRKLCDGTRLLREGDYSVRVDLRLKNEFAELQNTFNDMAARIEHEISLRKKSEEDRRRLILDISHDLKNPMSSIQGYGELLIKKKGLTEQERDEYLKVILNNSKKANRLLTELFELSQMDSPKFSLKPVKTDICEYIRQICGELVPQLEREGFRYEFDILEESVFVLLDTDRFSRILQNLANNAMRYNPPGTQISVSLTVENNQVVIDFSDDGIGIPDHLVDNIFKPFVRVDDSRNSKTGGSGLGLSIAKKIAEAHGGDLTLCLNEQKGSTFRITIPSI from the coding sequence ATGAAAAGAAAGCTGTCTAATCAATTCTTAAGAAATTTTTGGGTGATCTTTATACTGACGATACTGGATACAGTACTCGCATTTGTACTGCTGTCCTTTGCAAGCAGATGGATTGCAGGTTCCCTGGCAAAAAATCAGTATCCGGCAAAGGCAATTGTTAAAGAAGATTATAGACAGATCGATGCATCTCCTGTCGTGCAAAACGGCGGAGGCGTACAGGTGGTGAATAAGGAATACCGAGTCGTCTATTCAAAAGGGCTTGATACCATCGGAAAAAATCAACTGACTGCCGAGGAATTTACAAGATTTTTAACCGAGAGCCAAAGTAAACCCTACCATTACGATATTCTTTACCAACCAGAAGGCGAGTTTTGGCTGATTGTAACATTCCCTACCTCTATTCGGATAGATTTCTCTTTGATATATAATACAGAAGCCACCGCCGGTGATTTCAAGCGAGCCAGTTGGGCGATTGGTATTGTGGTATTGACATATCTTTTGATTCTTGCACTTTTCGCCTTTATTTATTCCAGGATTACTGCGGCGAGCATAACCGTACCTTTACGAAAGCTCTGTGACGGCACAAGACTTTTACGGGAAGGAGATTATTCTGTACGGGTAGATTTGCGTCTGAAAAATGAGTTCGCCGAACTTCAGAATACCTTTAACGATATGGCTGCCAGGATTGAGCATGAAATATCTCTGCGTAAAAAATCGGAGGAAGACAGGCGGCGGTTGATTCTTGATATCTCCCATGATCTAAAAAATCCCATGTCCAGCATACAAGGCTATGGGGAATTACTTATTAAGAAAAAAGGATTGACCGAGCAGGAAAGGGATGAATATCTTAAAGTCATTCTTAACAACAGCAAAAAAGCCAATCGACTGCTTACGGAGTTGTTTGAGCTTTCTCAAATGGATAGTCCGAAATTTTCATTAAAGCCCGTAAAGACAGATATATGCGAATACATTCGGCAAATATGCGGCGAGCTGGTGCCGCAGTTAGAGCGTGAAGGATTCAGATATGAATTTGATATTTTAGAAGAAAGCGTTTTTGTACTTTTAGATACCGACCGATTTAGCCGAATCTTACAAAATCTTGCTAATAATGCGATGCGATATAATCCGCCAGGAACACAGATTTCTGTAAGTCTGACGGTAGAAAATAATCAGGTGGTGATTGATTTTAGCGATGATGGAATTGGAATTCCAGATCATCTTGTGGACAACATATTTAAGCCTTTTGTGAGGGTGGACGATTCTCGCAATTCCAAAACCGGTGGCAGTGGATTAGGACTTTCCATAGCGAAGAAGATTGCTGAAGCACACGGAGGAGATTTGACATTATGTCTTAACGAGCAAAAGGGCAGTACCTTCCGAATTACTATTCCCTCGATTTAA
- a CDS encoding class I SAM-dependent methyltransferase: MKIEPNRLEIFLTKIAFSLCGKSVYQGFADRLPLNGNERVLDFGCGMGTVAYYAAKRLPNGHLTCLDISERWMNICRKTLRSFGNIIFMQCESPVFMKGSFDVVYCHFVLHDLSENELERVIPEIAKSLRSGGVFVFREPLNELGKLNIVKRLVEQNRLFPKNSRITDIPVMGNAVESVYVKQ, encoded by the coding sequence ATGAAGATTGAACCGAATCGATTAGAAATATTTTTGACTAAGATTGCATTTTCCCTTTGCGGAAAGTCTGTTTATCAAGGATTTGCGGATCGTTTGCCTCTTAACGGAAACGAAAGGGTCCTTGATTTCGGATGCGGTATGGGAACAGTTGCATATTATGCTGCAAAAAGACTTCCCAACGGTCATTTGACCTGTTTGGATATTTCAGAACGATGGATGAATATTTGCCGAAAAACTCTGCGTAGCTTTGGGAATATCATTTTTATGCAATGTGAATCCCCGGTGTTTATGAAAGGAAGCTTTGATGTTGTTTATTGCCACTTTGTACTGCACGATCTCTCGGAAAATGAATTGGAAAGAGTGATCCCTGAGATAGCTAAATCCCTTAGATCCGGTGGGGTATTCGTTTTTCGTGAACCACTGAATGAGCTGGGGAAATTAAATATCGTTAAACGCCTTGTAGAGCAAAACAGACTATTCCCTAAGAATAGTCGGATTACCGATATTCCGGTAATGGGTAATGCGGTAGAAAGCGTATATGTTAAACAATAA
- a CDS encoding alpha/beta hydrolase, giving the protein MAQIIIFFIFTLLSIIALIGIILLSVYYVIASLMKKTNPKHFTRIQKMVKIFVMMMIFNAGLITFSQFTASTPYIVDGNGHEIKNSIAELIELDLNGRKQWISLRGWDKTSPVLLFLAGGPGGTQMGAVRHELAELEKHFVVVNWDQPGSGKSYYAEKTKDITAQTYIQDGYALTEYLKERFSKEKIYLMGESWGSALGIFLIAQYPESYHAFIGTGQMVDFAETERIDYAKALEIAKAKGDTELIERLLANGEPPYYGKDVTWKSAVYLNYLSAYMANNPEIHNPGYNTLRDIASSEYGLLDKINFFRGIINTYNHVYQQLYTIDMRKDYTRLDVPVYFFLGRHDVNAPTVLVEEYMQVLDAPDKKIIWFEHSGHSPWINEREKFVEEVLSCFAENNPQE; this is encoded by the coding sequence ATGGCTCAGATTATTATATTTTTTATTTTCACTCTTTTATCGATTATTGCATTAATAGGAATTATCCTTTTATCGGTTTATTATGTAATTGCAAGCCTTATGAAAAAAACGAATCCAAAGCACTTTACTCGCATACAAAAAATGGTTAAAATTTTTGTAATGATGATGATATTTAACGCTGGGTTGATAACTTTTTCTCAGTTTACCGCTTCCACTCCATATATTGTTGATGGCAACGGACATGAGATTAAAAACAGCATTGCAGAGCTTATTGAGCTTGATTTAAACGGTAGAAAGCAGTGGATCAGCTTAAGAGGCTGGGATAAGACTTCCCCCGTCCTGCTCTTTTTGGCGGGAGGTCCTGGCGGCACGCAGATGGGGGCGGTTCGACATGAACTGGCAGAGTTGGAGAAGCATTTTGTTGTTGTGAATTGGGATCAGCCCGGTTCCGGAAAGTCCTATTATGCAGAAAAAACAAAGGATATTACAGCCCAAACCTATATTCAGGATGGTTACGCCCTGACAGAGTATTTAAAGGAACGCTTTTCTAAGGAAAAAATTTATCTAATGGGTGAATCATGGGGAAGTGCCTTGGGGATTTTTCTTATTGCTCAGTATCCTGAGTCCTATCATGCCTTCATTGGTACTGGACAGATGGTGGACTTTGCCGAAACTGAGCGTATAGATTATGCGAAAGCACTGGAAATTGCGAAGGCCAAAGGGGATACTGAATTGATAGAACGACTTTTAGCAAATGGCGAACCACCATATTACGGAAAGGACGTAACATGGAAGAGCGCGGTGTATCTAAATTATCTTAGCGCTTATATGGCGAACAATCCTGAAATTCACAATCCCGGATACAATACCTTGCGGGATATCGCTTCCTCTGAATATGGACTGCTTGATAAAATAAACTTTTTCCGTGGTATCATCAACACATATAATCATGTGTACCAACAGCTTTATACCATTGATATGAGAAAAGATTATACCAGATTGGATGTGCCTGTTTATTTCTTCCTGGGTCGACATGATGTTAATGCCCCAACAGTACTGGTTGAGGAATATATGCAAGTTCTGGATGCACCTGATAAAAAAATTATATGGTTTGAACATTCCGGTCATAGTCCATGGATTAACGAACGGGAAAAGTTTGTAGAGGAGGTATTGTCATGCTTTGCAGAAAACAACCCTCAAGAATAA
- a CDS encoding YbaK/EbsC family protein — translation MAIEKVREYFKQWGIEDRILEFDVSSATVELASQAVGCEPKRIAKTLSFMVDGKPILIVVAGDAKIDNPKYKAQFSTKAKMLTPDEVLELVGHAVGGVCPFGIHEGVSVYLDQSLKRFDTVFPACGSSNSAIELSIEELEKYSNYSSWVDVCKGWEE, via the coding sequence ATGGCAATCGAAAAGGTAAGAGAATACTTCAAACAATGGGGAATAGAAGATAGAATTCTTGAATTTGACGTATCCAGTGCAACGGTGGAATTGGCTTCACAGGCTGTAGGCTGTGAACCAAAAAGAATTGCTAAAACTTTATCTTTTATGGTAGATGGAAAACCGATTTTAATTGTTGTTGCAGGAGATGCAAAAATTGACAATCCAAAGTATAAAGCTCAGTTTTCAACCAAAGCTAAAATGCTTACACCGGACGAGGTACTTGAATTAGTAGGACATGCTGTTGGTGGGGTGTGTCCCTTTGGTATTCATGAAGGGGTTTCTGTTTATCTAGATCAATCTTTAAAAAGGTTTGATACTGTTTTCCCTGCTTGTGGCAGCAGTAATAGTGCCATTGAATTATCTATTGAAGAACTTGAAAAATACTCAAATTATTCTTCGTGGGTGGATGTTTGCAAAGGATGGGAAGAATAA
- a CDS encoding amino acid permease yields MKNTRKEGLGTFEGVYTPTVLTILGVVMYLRMGWIVGNSGIIGTLTIIILAHIITIATTLSMSSMLTNIDIGAGGAYAIVSRSLGLEIGGAIGIPLYFSQTLSVAFYITGFTEVWTSFFDHPSWLVGLVVWGILTVLSVVSARLAFRIQYFILGAMIFSVGSFIMGPSLNSGNPVLIGDFEQSGYWNTFAIFFPAVTGILAGASMSGELKNPRQSIIKGTLAAVMTGLSIYVLFALLFALRVPEDILLSDTSIILQLGKYRILIVAGIMGAVLSSALSSLVSAPRTLAALAENRSIPLAKIFAKKTANNEPRNAVIVSSLISLAVLLVSNLDSLAAMLTLFFLTTYCMINLVVLVEQAIGVISFRPRFRISILIPITGLVGCVFSMFLINKWFTWITFIVVLGIYYMLRRRNLVSPWGDVRGGVFIALTEWGAQKSMSMPYHPRLWKPSILIPVENSEDFRRISRFIRSLINPSGRVYCLTMNDNGADRQELEEKIDTVLQPLKEENLFAQKIVINSRDFNQDLNIVLQSLLNVFLPPNTIFFTLSEEAEKRKKFLEMLKNLEDVRKRIGLLCLRIHPKYGFGQEKDIHLWLRSKSKNYNLAVLSAIQIMKNWNGNLTLCRVAENSSQVPKIEKELLKFVEDARLPISTKIDVKVGNFYDLIREQSTDLNILGMANSLGQIENIIDQVPASILFVGDSELENVLA; encoded by the coding sequence ATGAAAAATACTCGCAAAGAAGGTCTTGGGACATTTGAAGGCGTTTATACACCGACAGTTTTAACTATTTTAGGTGTTGTTATGTATTTACGTATGGGGTGGATAGTTGGAAACTCTGGTATAATAGGAACTTTGACGATTATTATTTTGGCTCATATTATTACCATTGCCACTACCTTATCCATGTCATCTATGTTAACCAATATAGATATCGGCGCAGGAGGAGCTTATGCCATTGTATCCAGGTCTCTTGGGCTAGAAATCGGGGGAGCTATAGGCATTCCTTTATATTTTTCACAGACTCTGTCGGTTGCATTCTACATTACAGGATTTACAGAGGTATGGACTTCTTTCTTTGATCATCCCAGCTGGCTGGTAGGACTAGTTGTATGGGGGATATTAACAGTTTTATCTGTAGTCAGTGCCAGACTAGCTTTTAGAATACAATATTTTATCTTAGGAGCTATGATTTTTTCCGTAGGTTCCTTTATCATGGGACCTTCTCTAAATTCAGGGAATCCTGTATTAATAGGAGATTTTGAGCAAAGCGGATATTGGAATACTTTTGCGATATTCTTCCCGGCAGTGACTGGTATCTTGGCAGGTGCATCCATGTCAGGAGAGCTTAAAAATCCAAGACAAAGCATTATTAAAGGAACCTTGGCTGCTGTTATGACCGGCTTATCCATTTATGTTTTATTTGCTTTGTTATTTGCTCTTAGAGTTCCTGAAGACATCTTGCTTTCAGACACTTCGATTATTCTTCAGTTGGGTAAATATAGAATTCTTATTGTTGCAGGAATCATGGGAGCTGTTCTGTCATCGGCATTATCCTCATTGGTAAGTGCTCCGCGTACACTGGCTGCTTTAGCGGAGAATAGGTCTATTCCTCTTGCGAAAATTTTTGCAAAGAAAACGGCAAATAACGAGCCGAGAAATGCTGTAATCGTTTCATCCCTTATTTCCCTTGCTGTATTGCTGGTGAGTAATTTAGACAGTTTGGCTGCAATGTTAACACTTTTCTTCTTAACAACTTATTGTATGATTAATTTAGTTGTTTTGGTTGAACAAGCTATTGGCGTGATTAGTTTCAGACCTAGATTTCGAATATCTATCCTAATTCCTATAACTGGATTAGTTGGGTGTGTCTTTTCTATGTTTTTAATCAATAAATGGTTTACATGGATTACTTTTATTGTAGTGCTGGGCATTTATTATATGTTGAGAAGAAGAAATTTAGTTTCTCCATGGGGAGATGTTAGAGGAGGCGTATTCATAGCTTTAACAGAGTGGGGAGCGCAAAAGTCCATGAGCATGCCGTACCACCCCAGACTATGGAAGCCATCTATATTGATTCCTGTTGAAAATTCCGAAGACTTTAGGAGAATATCTCGATTCATTCGCAGCTTAATAAATCCTTCCGGCAGAGTGTATTGCTTAACCATGAATGATAATGGGGCTGACAGACAAGAACTCGAAGAGAAGATTGATACGGTTTTGCAGCCTTTAAAAGAAGAAAACTTGTTTGCACAGAAGATTGTCATTAATAGCAGAGACTTTAATCAAGACTTGAATATCGTTTTACAAAGTTTATTGAATGTATTTCTTCCTCCGAATACTATCTTTTTTACTCTTAGTGAAGAAGCGGAGAAGAGAAAGAAATTTTTAGAAATGCTGAAGAATCTGGAAGATGTGAGAAAAAGAATAGGTTTGTTATGTTTGCGCATCCATCCAAAATACGGATTTGGACAGGAAAAGGATATTCATTTGTGGTTAAGAAGTAAAAGTAAAAATTATAATTTAGCGGTTTTAAGTGCGATTCAGATCATGAAAAATTGGAATGGAAATTTAACTTTATGCCGTGTAGCAGAGAATAGCTCGCAGGTACCAAAGATAGAAAAAGAGTTACTTAAGTTTGTAGAAGATGCGAGACTTCCGATCAGTACGAAAATTGATGTCAAAGTAGGAAATTTCTATGATTTAATCAGAGAACAATCTACGGATTTGAATATCCTTGGAATGGCTAATTCACTTGGACAGATAGAAAATATTATTGACCAAGTACCTGCAAGTATTTTATTTGTGGGGGATTCTGAGTTAGAAAATGTACTAGCGTAG